The nucleotide sequence CTTGGAAACACTTATCGCTTCCTTATCACCCGCTTCGAAGAGAACGGAAGGAATATCGTACTATCCAGACGTAAATTGCTTGAAAAGGAAGGAGCTGAAGAAAGAAAAAAATTCCTGGAAACCCTCCGCCCCGGTGACCGAATTCAAGGAAAGGTGACCAGGCTGATGCCTTACGGGGTTTTCGTGGAACTTTTCCCAGGCCTGGAGGGCATGGCCCACATTTCTGAACTCTCATGGTCTCGGGTGGAGAAACCTGAAGAGGTCACCCGGGTGGGTGATAACGTCGAGGTGATTGTGCTGGACATCGAAAAATCATCAAAAGGAGCCTTTCCCCGGATTTCCCTTTCCCTGAAGCAGGTTAGCGGTGATCCTTGGGAGCGGGTGGAAGAGTCCATCCGGGAGGGAGACAGGATAGAGGGAAAGGTTACCAGATGTACAAACTTCGGGGCCTTTATCGAGATCACGCCGGGGGTTGAGGGCCTGGTTCATATCAGTGAGATGAGTTACCTGAAAAGGATTCAAAGGCCCGAAGAGGTGGTGCAAGTCGGACAAAGGGTCCCTGTCCTGGTCAAGGAGATCGACCAGCCCAATCGAAGAATATCCCTGAGCATCAAAGAGGTGGAGGGTGATCCGTGGGTCGGTATCCAGGAAAGATATACGCCGGGACAGACCCTGGAAGGGATCCTCGATAAGAGAGAGTCGTTCGGAATCTTCATTCAGCTGGAGCCCGGTGTCGTAGGCCTGATGCCCCAGTCAAAATTGGGGTCTGCACCGGATCCCGCTATCTTGAGCAAGTTGAAACCAGGGGATCCGATCGCGGTCATGATAACGGAAATCCAAGCGGGACAGCGGAAAATAACCCTTGCCCCGGCTGATTCCAAGGGAGAGAACGATTGGAAACCCTTTGCAGGAAGTAATGCCGGATCCCTCGGCACCCTCGGAGAAAAACTCCGTCAGGCCATTCAGTCAAAGTCGGGGAAATCGGTGTGACAGCTTCATACTTGAAAAATATCCTCTTCAAGGGGTGTCAGGATTTCATAACCTGAATCCGTCACCAGCACGGTATTCTCGATTCCCACCGCTCCTTCTCCCGGGAACACGATCTTTGGTTCAAGAGCAAAGGTCATCCCCTCCTCCAGGGGATAGTCGTGTTTCTCTGCGAGGAACGGCGGTTCGGAGAGTTCCAATCCGATCCCATGACCGATGAAGCGGCTCTGTAAACCCCGGGGACCGAGAAAAGTGTCCGCATAACCCATTTTCGCTGCGAGTCCCAGGGCGAGTTCGAAGAGTCGGGCGCAATCCATTCCCGGCCGGGTCTCCGCAAGGACGGCATCATGTATCTCCCGGCAGGCCCTGTAAGCGTCAACGAATTTTCGGGGCATCCTCCCGATGGAAAACATCCGGGTCTGGTCCGAGAGGTACCCGTGAAAACAGGTGCCGAAGTCCACCAAAATGGGCTCACGGGCCTTCATCCTCCTTCGGCTCGCCCCTACCGGAAAGATGGGAGACACCCCGAATCCCCCCATAGGAGAATCGGATTGACTGACGATGCCTCCCGAAGGGCCGCTCAGGATGTGCCAGGTATAGGCCTCATAGTTCATGCTTCTGACCCGAAGCAGCCCTTCATGGCCGTATTTCTTGGCGGTCGCCTCCAGCCATCCTCCGAATTCGATTTCCGTCATTCCTTCTCCGAGGATTCCAAGGGCCTCGTGATATGTCTTCCGGGCTATCTCTCCCGCCTCCTTCATGAGGCGAACCTCAAAGGGTGATTTTCTCCGCCTCACTTTTTTGATGATTCCGGAGGCGTCCCTGATCTCGCAACCCTGAAAAATGCTTGTATAGTACCGGAAGTCCCGGACCGGCAGTACATCCAGTTCGATTCCGAGACTCCCCGGAAGGTATCCAAGGTGTTCTTGAATCATGGACGGCAATTCCCTGAGGGACACCATCTCAACGATTCTATCCAGTGGAGACTCCACCCTGCTCCGTTCCACTTCCCTGCGAACGGCGAGGAGCGGGGCCCCATGGACGGGCACCAGCAGGATGGCATCCTGTGCGGTTCCGGAGAAATAGAAAAGGTCGATTTTTTGAACGACCAGCACGGCTTCCAGATTCTCCCTCAACATTTCCCGCCGCAGCCTCTCAAGACGCAGGGAGATCTCCTCCAGTGGTGTAAAGACAAACCCCAAGGATCGTGCCATTTCTTCCAAGTGATTCCTGATCCATTCTGCGTAATTCATCACGTTTCCTTTCCCGTGGTAAAAACCTGAGGCGGCCTGGGGTTCCCCTGGATCCCTCGGCCTTCGAGGTTCCGGCATTGTACGGGGGAGGCACTCAATTTTCAAGCGCTCTTCCTCTGTGGATATATCCGTCTTTTTCCTCAAGCCCCACCTAGGGCTTCGGATTGACAGCCCAGAATAGGTATCCTATTCTTTCTTTTCTGGCAGA is from Deltaproteobacteria bacterium and encodes:
- a CDS encoding 30S ribosomal protein S1; protein product: MSHNSVEGPKDSLESFADLLDSYGPGSQEDFRIGDKVKGKVISIGKERIYIDTGTKIDGFVEKEAFLDDSGQLTLEVGDSVELYVAAYSGDEITLVRALTGGGGLGLLRRAFENSVPLEGKVTGQVKGGFQVEVNRKRAFCPLSQMDLRYVEDTESYLGNTYRFLITRFEENGRNIVLSRRKLLEKEGAEERKKFLETLRPGDRIQGKVTRLMPYGVFVELFPGLEGMAHISELSWSRVEKPEEVTRVGDNVEVIVLDIEKSSKGAFPRISLSLKQVSGDPWERVEESIREGDRIEGKVTRCTNFGAFIEITPGVEGLVHISEMSYLKRIQRPEEVVQVGQRVPVLVKEIDQPNRRISLSIKEVEGDPWVGIQERYTPGQTLEGILDKRESFGIFIQLEPGVVGLMPQSKLGSAPDPAILSKLKPGDPIAVMITEIQAGQRKITLAPADSKGENDWKPFAGSNAGSLGTLGEKLRQAIQSKSGKSV
- a CDS encoding aminopeptidase P family protein, giving the protein MNYAEWIRNHLEEMARSLGFVFTPLEEISLRLERLRREMLRENLEAVLVVQKIDLFYFSGTAQDAILLVPVHGAPLLAVRREVERSRVESPLDRIVEMVSLRELPSMIQEHLGYLPGSLGIELDVLPVRDFRYYTSIFQGCEIRDASGIIKKVRRRKSPFEVRLMKEAGEIARKTYHEALGILGEGMTEIEFGGWLEATAKKYGHEGLLRVRSMNYEAYTWHILSGPSGGIVSQSDSPMGGFGVSPIFPVGASRRRMKAREPILVDFGTCFHGYLSDQTRMFSIGRMPRKFVDAYRACREIHDAVLAETRPGMDCARLFELALGLAAKMGYADTFLGPRGLQSRFIGHGIGLELSEPPFLAEKHDYPLEEGMTFALEPKIVFPGEGAVGIENTVLVTDSGYEILTPLEEDIFQV